Proteins from a genomic interval of Zingiber officinale cultivar Zhangliang chromosome 1B, Zo_v1.1, whole genome shotgun sequence:
- the LOC122052048 gene encoding thioredoxin-related transmembrane protein 2-like → MEAMRSAPAIARSGHPFPWLNLMVTEPFYLLHVLLFCSYFAARSSSVQSLPSDLSNHLIHREIQAFLAFLVLLVVKVVREETWEAFVADSLLYAKAFLFAIALVINYSLALCYLVAFLVIFIIAQQPPYDGLGITFSLTPLQLESLLTEGNTSKFWLVEFRALCSSTYVCNSRIFPDLSVIYSNKNISFGIVDIGHFPNAAEKFGISLPGHIPTYILFENAVEIARLPEIGYAEISLPKISKKLLCQNFELDRRLIEYISS, encoded by the exons ATGGAGGCGATGAGGTCCGCGCCGGCGATAGCAAGGAGTGGCCACCCTTTCCCATGGCTGAATCTTATGGTGACCGAACCATTCTATCTCCTTCACGTTCTCCTCTTTTGCTCTTACTTCGCTGCTCGCAGTTCCTCTGTTCAAAGCCTCCCCTCGGATCTTTCCAATCATCTTATCCATCGG GAGATTCAGGCGTTTCTTGCGTTTTTGGTTCTGCTGGTGGTGAAG GTGGTGAGGGAGGAAACCTGGGAAGCATTTGTTGCTGATAGTTTACTATATGCCAAG GCATTCCTATTTGCAATTGCCTTAGTAATCAACTACAGCTTGGCCCTATGCTACTTGGTGGCTTTTCTAG TAATATTCATTATTGCTCAGCAACCACCATACGATGGCCTAGGTATTACTTTCTCTCTTA CCCCTTTGCAATTAGAAAGCTTGTTGACTGAAGGAAACACTTCAAAATTTTGGCTG GTTGAGTTTCGGGCTTTGTGTTCTTCAACGTATGTGTGTAACAGTCGTATTTTCCCTGATCTCTCAGTAAT ATACtcaaataaaaatatttcttttggaATAGTGGATATCGGGCACTTTCCAAACGCTGCAGAGAAATTTGGAATATCTTTGCCTG GTCATATCCCAActtatattttgtttgaaaatgcCGTTGAAATTGCTAGACTGCCAGAAATTGGTTATGCAGAAATTTCTCTTCCAAAAATTTCAAAG